In the genome of Bradyrhizobium sp. CB3481, the window GGTCACGACATAACGCGCGCCCGAGGACAGTTTTGGCGCCAATGCGCGGGTGACAACCCCTGTGCCTGCGGCGATCTCCAGAACGGCGGTTGGCGCGAAGGACGCGGCGCGTCGCGCGAGATCCGCGGCAAACGACTCGAAAATCAACGGCACCATATAGCGGTCGTAGTTTTCCGGGATCGAGTCCGCGAACACCTTGTCCGTTTCCAGCATTGCTGTCACCCACCGTCCAGTTGATGGTGCACAAGACTAGCACAAAATTCTGCTTTGGGTCGTTTCCGACTCCACTAGCCTCAAGGCTTCGGCATGGTTTCCCTCAGCGTGTCGCTGACGAAATTGGCGGCGTGGCGATAGGCGGCGTCGTTGTCGCCGCGAAACGTCACCGTCCGCCGCATCAGGAGCTTCTCCGCTTCGAGATCGAGCAGCTGGATCTCGCCCCATTGCACCAGCGTGCTCATCTTGCGGATGCCGCCATAGACCACGAGGCGCGCGCCGGCCTTGCGCGCGGCGGCGATGAAGAGATTCTGCGACATGCTGGTGGCGGTGCAGGGATGATCGGGGCATTCGATGCTGACCACGCGGTAGCCGCCTTGTGCCGAAATGTTGTCGCGCAGCAATGCTGCAAACGATGCGACGCGGGCGCGGTGCTCCGCGCTCTGGTCCACCACTTCACCCGATGTGTCGAAATAATCGAAATCCGCGACCGCCACCGCGATCGGCGCAGCCGCCGGCAATCGGCCCGCTGCAAACAACAATGCAACGACCGTGCACAACATTGTCAGCACGGCGCTTGCGCGGCTGCGCCAGCGTGACGCGCACCATGAGTTTGTGTCTTGCATTGTGGCTGGCCTCCTACGCCCGATGCCGGCATCGCTTCACCGCCGAATTGTAGCAGCGCGTAAGGAATTCGCTAACCCATTCGACCGTTCCCGGCTTTGAACCTTCCCGCGTGGCCCGCTACTCAAGGGGTAACCGGGCGCCAAGGCCCCGCGTTCAAAACTGGAGATTTGAAGATGCGTCGTATTTTTGGCTTTTGCGCCGTTGCCGCGATTGGTTTCACTGCCCTTGCCGCCTCGAGCCCGGCAAACGCCGCCTATCATTTGATCCGCTGGCAGGATACCGGCTTCTGCCAGATCTGGGACCAGAACATCCCGACCGCGCCGTATCCCGGCAACTACAGCGTGATCGTCGGCTCGGAAGTGCCGACCTTCGTCGACGCGCTGGTGTTCAAGGACGGCATGCTGCGGAGCGGCGCCTGCGCGTTCTGAGCTTTGATCCTCATGGTGAGGAGGCGCGCAAGCGCCGTCTCGAACCATGCGGCACCATTGGTGCCATTCATCCTTCGAGACGTCGCTTCGCGCCTCCTCAGGATGAGGTCTAACATCTGAAAGCGGCCGGCGCGGGGATGACGCGCCGGCTTTTTTTCATGCGCTGCTTTGAACCAATCACGCATCGGTGACAACAAAGGGATGCCCGGCCATCCCCGACCGGGAGCCCGCTCCCTTAAATCTCCCCCTTGCGGAGCGCGGCCGCGCATTTCCATGACAGGAGTATTTTGCCCATGCTTCGCCTCACTGCCCTTGCCGCCACGGCCAGCCTCGCCCTCACCGCTGTCGTCGCGACCAGCCCTGCTGAAGCCGCCTTTCATCTGATCCGCTGGGAAGGCACCGGTGTCTGCCAGGTCTGGGACCAGAGCATTCCGACCAAGCCGATCCCGTCGAACTACAGGACCGTCAGCAAGCCGGTTCCGACATTCGCCGCGGCGCTCGCCGTGAAGGACGGCATGCTCAAGAAGGGTAACTGCAAGCTGTAATCGTTTCGTAGTGCGCAGGGTGGGCAAAGGCGCGCAGCGCCGTGCCCACCAACTTCTTGCACCACTGTTGATGCATGGTGGGCACGCTTCGCTTTGCCCCACCCTACGACACCGCCGCAGTCGTTCCACCTTGTACTACCCGATGCGCTTGCTATCCTCCGGCAAAACCAAGCAAGAGGAAACGCGCCATGCCCCTTCTCGAAAATCACATCGCCGTCGTCACCGGCGCAGGCTCCGGCATCGGGCGTGCGATCGCGATCGGCTATGCCCGCGAGGGTGCGCGCGTCGTGCTGCTCGACCGCGAGGAGAAAGCGGCCGCCGAGGCTGCGCAGGAAATCCGCAGCGCCGGCGGCAAGGCTGACAGCTTTGCCCTCGATGTCGCCAAACGCGAGGACTGCGTCGCGATGGCGAAGCATGTCGCCAATCAGGTCGGCCAGGTCTCGATCCTCGTCAACAATGCCGGCATCGTCCGCCGTAACGGCATGCTCGGCGCGGCGGAAGCCGTGATTAGCGATTGGGAAGACATCATCGCGATCAACCTCACCGGCGTCTTCAACGTGACGCACGCGTTCCTTGCGCCCCTACGCGCCAGCAAGGGCCGCATCGTCAATATCGGCTCGATCCAGTCCTTCGTGCATGTGCGCACGCCGAGCTCGCCCGCCTACACCGCCTCCAAGCACGGCGTGCTCGGCTTCACCAAGGCGCTCGCCGCCGAGCTCGGCAAGGAAGGCGTGCGCGTCAACGCGATCGGCCCGGGCTTCATCGCAACACCGCTCAACGCCAACGCCCGCGCCAACAATCCGGACCTCGTGAAGACATTCATGGATCACACGCCGCTCGGCCGCGCCGGAACCGCGGAGGACATCGTCGGTCCCGCGATCTTCCTCGCCTCCGATCTCTCGGCCTATGTCTCCGGCTCGATCGTGATGGTCGACGGCGGCTACCGGGCGGTGTGAACCATGTCCAACGCCCCGCATTTCGACATCGACGTCCCCTCGTTCTGGGCCGATCCCTATCCAGCGCTGGCGAAGATGCGCAAGGAGGCACCGATCGCCTTCGTGCCGCAGCTCGGCTCGACCGTGTTCACCCGACGCGACGATATCTTCACCCAGGAGAAGCGCATCGACGTGTTCTCCTCGCACCAGCCGAACGGCCTGATGAACCTGCTGATGGGCCACAACATGATGCGCAAGGACGGCGACGCGCACATGAGCGAGCGGCAGGCGATGTTTCCGGCGGTCTCGCCGCGCACGGTGCGCGACACCTGGATCCGGCAGTTTCAGGCCCATGCCGATCGCATCCTCGGTGAGCTGGCGCCGACAGGCGAAGCCGACCTCTGCAAGGCGTTCGCGCTGCCGCTGTCGGCCGAATGCCTGAAGGACATCACCGGGCTGACCAACATGCGCTACCAGGACATGGACGCATGGTCGCAGGCGATGATCGACGGCATTGCCAACTACACCGGCAACGAGGAGGTCGAGGCGCGCTGCCACGCCGCCACAGCGGGCATCGATGCCGCGATCGACGACATGATTCCGGTCGTCAGGAAGCACCCGAACACCTCGATCCTGAGCGTATTGCTGGCGGCCGGCCAGAACATGGAAAGCGTCCGCGCCAACATCAAGCTTGCGATATCGGGCGGGCAGAACGAACCGCGCGATGCGATCTCGGGCGCGACCTGGGCGCTATTGACCCATCCCGACCAGTTCGCGCTGGTGCGCGAGGGAAAAGCGAAGTGGATCGACGTGTTCGAGGAATATGCGCGCTGGATCGCGCCGATCCAGATGTCGCCGCGCCGCGTCGCCAAACCGTGGACGTATGGCGGCATCGATTTCGAGCCGGAGGACCGCGTGTTCTTCATGTTCGGCTCCGCCAACCGCGACGAGGCCTGCTTTGCCGAGCCTGATAGTTTCGACATCACCCGCGACACCCAGAAGAGCATCGCCTTCGGCGCCGGCCCGCATTATTGCGCCGGCGCCTTCGCCTCCCGCGCCATGGTCGCCGACGTCGCGCTGCCGAGCCTGTTCGCGCGGCTGAAGGACCTGCGGCTGGACGAACGGGAACCGGTACGGATCGGCGGCTGGGCGTTCCGCGGCCTACTCAATCTGCCGGTGAAGTGGAACGCCACTTAAAGCCAAACAGATCTATGAGCCTCTCGCTGATGTGAAGCCCTGATGGCGCCGATCTCGATCGGGACTTGAACCTGGCCACGAGGGCTGAAGACTCATTGTCGAGTGGCCCGCATTCTTCTCGAAATGAATCCGGCCTAGTCGAGTTGTGGTTCCCCTTTTTGGGGGAGAGAGTCATGAATCTTGTCAGCAGCAGTGTTTCGGAATCAGCCATCCGTGACGAATTCAGGTGTCGATGCGGCGCTCGGCCAAAGCTGATCCGCAAGATCATGGACTCCCGAAATGGCATGACGGTCCGTATCTTCGAGTGCCAATGCGGCCAGCTCAGCTGGACTGAGGACAAACAGTAAGCTTTCGTGCGGCGTAACCTGGTTTGGCCGCTCGCCCTTCAACGTCGGCGACAGACATCATGCGAAAGCCCGGCGTTTCCGCCGGGCGAACGCAAATATACGCTCTTGGTGAAAGCGGTATCTTGATCCGTCCGGCCCTCGTCGGCTATCCGGGAAAATACTGTCAAATCATCTGGCGAAACGGCGCTGCTGCAGTTCAGGAGCGGGCCAATTCCTTCCGAACCGCCGCGGCCGAGTTGCCGACCTTGTCGACCGCCTTCTGCAACTCCGCATGGGATACGCCAAGCTCTCTCGTCCAGTATTTCAATTCCCAGCGTTGGTGCATGTTGATCTTGCTGCGGTCGGGCGTGTCCCTCCTGGTCAGGTGATCCATCGCAAACATCCCCTCAATATCCGTCATCATCGCACCGCCGATCCAGAGCATTTCGAAAAATCTGGCTGCGTAAACTGTGCGAATGAGAACGGCTGAGTTGTCCGGCTAGTTCCTAAGTTGCCGATCGGACGGAGCGTCGCGGGTGATTTCCTTGAGCGCGCTCTGCGCGACTGCCCTTAATCCGCCCAAGGTGGTGTTGCCCCGCCTGGCGCTGAGCTTCAGCTTCTGGGCGATGTGGCGGCGATGTTCGTGATCGCCGCCATGGGGAAAGACACTGCAGGTCTCTTCGAGAACGATATCCATGTTTGCAATGGTACGATCATCCAATCTGGTCATTGACGCTACCTCTCCGGGCGCATGTGCTGAAACGACATCCTTTGCGAGCGAGGGACCGGCTTCGATGATAGCAAATTCGGGAAAGACTGGCATTAAACTAGGAACCAGCGGGGGCCCAGGGGCTTGAATCGCGTGAATTGCAGGATAGCGCACATGCCAGGCACCGGCTGGTCACCGGGGACGGTACCC includes:
- a CDS encoding DUF2380 domain-containing protein, giving the protein MQDTNSWCASRWRSRASAVLTMLCTVVALLFAAGRLPAAAPIAVAVADFDYFDTSGEVVDQSAEHRARVASFAALLRDNISAQGGYRVVSIECPDHPCTATSMSQNLFIAAARKAGARLVVYGGIRKMSTLVQWGEIQLLDLEAEKLLMRRTVTFRGDNDAAYRHAANFVSDTLRETMPKP
- a CDS encoding SDR family oxidoreductase; this translates as MPLLENHIAVVTGAGSGIGRAIAIGYAREGARVVLLDREEKAAAEAAQEIRSAGGKADSFALDVAKREDCVAMAKHVANQVGQVSILVNNAGIVRRNGMLGAAEAVISDWEDIIAINLTGVFNVTHAFLAPLRASKGRIVNIGSIQSFVHVRTPSSPAYTASKHGVLGFTKALAAELGKEGVRVNAIGPGFIATPLNANARANNPDLVKTFMDHTPLGRAGTAEDIVGPAIFLASDLSAYVSGSIVMVDGGYRAV
- a CDS encoding cytochrome P450: MSNAPHFDIDVPSFWADPYPALAKMRKEAPIAFVPQLGSTVFTRRDDIFTQEKRIDVFSSHQPNGLMNLLMGHNMMRKDGDAHMSERQAMFPAVSPRTVRDTWIRQFQAHADRILGELAPTGEADLCKAFALPLSAECLKDITGLTNMRYQDMDAWSQAMIDGIANYTGNEEVEARCHAATAGIDAAIDDMIPVVRKHPNTSILSVLLAAGQNMESVRANIKLAISGGQNEPRDAISGATWALLTHPDQFALVREGKAKWIDVFEEYARWIAPIQMSPRRVAKPWTYGGIDFEPEDRVFFMFGSANRDEACFAEPDSFDITRDTQKSIAFGAGPHYCAGAFASRAMVADVALPSLFARLKDLRLDEREPVRIGGWAFRGLLNLPVKWNAT
- a CDS encoding DUF3606 domain-containing protein, coding for MDHLTRRDTPDRSKINMHQRWELKYWTRELGVSHAELQKAVDKVGNSAAAVRKELARS